The proteins below are encoded in one region of Nocardioides marmorisolisilvae:
- a CDS encoding sigma-70 family RNA polymerase sigma factor: MQSRSRRDAETAQLLRRLEKARGKTRVALTQRIVEVNMPVARMLARHYAGRGLPVADLEQVAYLGLVAAAKRYDPSRGADFLAYAVPTIKGELRKHFRDAGWVVRPPRRLQELQARLWAAEAELTQSLQRSPTTSEIAAHLEVEVDDVIEALGIDGCFAPSSLDVPLGDGDATTFADRQGSLDHAFESCEARTVLAPAVRRLGARDRKILELRFFKGWSQQQIGDEIGVTQMQVSRLLTRILGDLREALNGPPQAA, encoded by the coding sequence ATGCAGTCAAGAAGTCGACGCGATGCGGAGACCGCGCAGCTCTTGCGCCGTCTCGAGAAGGCACGGGGCAAGACCCGGGTCGCGCTCACCCAACGCATCGTGGAAGTAAACATGCCGGTAGCCAGGATGCTGGCCCGACACTATGCCGGTCGCGGGCTCCCCGTGGCCGACCTCGAACAGGTTGCCTACCTCGGTCTGGTGGCCGCGGCGAAGAGATACGACCCCTCACGGGGCGCCGACTTCCTCGCCTACGCCGTGCCGACGATCAAGGGCGAGCTGCGCAAGCACTTCCGCGACGCCGGATGGGTGGTCCGTCCACCCCGCCGGCTGCAGGAGCTGCAGGCGCGGCTGTGGGCCGCCGAGGCAGAGCTGACGCAGTCCCTGCAACGGTCGCCGACGACCTCGGAGATCGCCGCCCACCTCGAGGTCGAGGTGGACGACGTGATCGAGGCGCTGGGGATCGACGGGTGCTTCGCGCCGAGCTCGCTCGACGTACCCCTCGGCGATGGAGATGCCACCACCTTCGCCGATCGCCAGGGCAGCCTGGATCACGCCTTCGAGAGCTGTGAGGCTCGCACCGTGCTCGCACCTGCGGTTCGACGCCTCGGCGCCCGGGACCGGAAGATCCTCGAGTTGAGGTTCTTCAAGGGCTGGTCGCAGCAGCAGATCGGGGACGAGATCGGAGTGACCCAGATGCAGGTCTCCCGGCTGTTGACCCGCATCCTGGGCGATCTCCGGGAGGCTCTCAACGGCCCGCCCCAGGCCGCATGA
- a CDS encoding SDR family oxidoreductase, producing the protein MSASIGSNQPVAVVTGASAGVGRAVALELARHGYRLGLLARGRHGVEQAAAEAVGLGTTAVAIVCDVSDAEAVEAAAVRVEAELGPIDVWVNVAFASVFARSWEIEPAEYERVTKVSYLGFVYGTLSALRRMRPRDRGVIIQVGSALAYRGIPLQAAYCGAKHAIQGFNESLRCELLAEHSGVRTVMVQLPGVNTPQFSWVRSKLDKVPQPVPPIYQPEVVARAVHHAIEHPRRRERWVGGSTAATLMANAVVPGLLDRYLARTGVTSQLTDQAVDDHPLSKQGNLDEPADRDRDFGSHGAFDDKAKRWSLQQVIARLTG; encoded by the coding sequence ATGAGCGCATCCATCGGCAGCAACCAGCCGGTGGCCGTGGTCACCGGAGCCAGCGCGGGGGTCGGCCGAGCGGTCGCCCTCGAGCTGGCCCGGCACGGCTACCGGCTGGGCCTGCTCGCCCGCGGCCGCCATGGCGTCGAGCAGGCCGCCGCGGAGGCGGTCGGGCTCGGGACGACGGCGGTGGCGATCGTCTGCGACGTCTCGGACGCGGAGGCCGTCGAGGCGGCCGCGGTCCGGGTCGAGGCCGAGCTGGGTCCGATCGACGTCTGGGTCAACGTGGCCTTCGCGTCCGTGTTCGCGCGCAGCTGGGAGATCGAGCCGGCTGAGTACGAGCGGGTCACCAAGGTGTCCTACCTCGGGTTCGTGTACGGCACGCTGTCGGCGCTGCGGCGGATGCGCCCGCGCGACCGCGGCGTGATCATCCAGGTCGGCTCCGCACTCGCCTACCGAGGGATCCCGCTGCAGGCGGCGTACTGCGGCGCCAAGCACGCGATCCAGGGATTCAACGAGTCGCTGCGTTGCGAGCTGCTCGCGGAGCACAGCGGCGTCCGCACCGTGATGGTGCAGCTGCCCGGTGTGAACACCCCGCAGTTCTCCTGGGTGCGCTCCAAGCTCGACAAGGTGCCGCAACCGGTCCCGCCGATCTACCAGCCCGAGGTGGTCGCCCGCGCGGTGCACCACGCCATCGAGCACCCCCGTCGACGGGAGCGCTGGGTCGGCGGCAGTACGGCGGCGACGCTGATGGCCAACGCGGTGGTGCCCGGCCTGCTGGACCGCTACCTGGCCCGCACCGGCGTCACGTCCCAGCTGACCGACCAAGCGGTCGACGACCACCCGCTGTCCAAGCAGGGCAACCTCGATGAGCCGGCGGACCGGGACCGCGACTTCGGCAGCCACGGCGCCTTCGACGACAAGGCCAAGCGCTGGAGCCTGCAGCAGGTGATCGCGCGACTCACCGGCTGA
- a CDS encoding plasmid stabilization protein, which produces MPQQAWSAKREREYQHIKDGLKERGHSDSEAEEIAARTVNKDRARAGESSQRSRTSTRDISSSRRGGLRSHRGEGGRTKDQLYAEARRRGIKGRSSMSKAQLERALGGR; this is translated from the coding sequence ATGCCGCAACAGGCATGGAGCGCCAAGCGCGAGCGCGAGTACCAGCACATCAAGGACGGTCTGAAAGAGCGCGGCCACAGCGACTCCGAGGCGGAGGAGATCGCCGCCCGCACGGTCAACAAGGACCGGGCCCGCGCCGGGGAGTCGAGTCAACGCAGCCGCACCTCCACCCGGGACATCTCCTCGAGCCGGCGCGGGGGGCTGCGCTCACATCGTGGTGAGGGGGGCCGGACGAAGGACCAGCTCTACGCGGAGGCCCGTCGGCGGGGCATCAAGGGCCGCTCGTCGATGAGCAAGGCTCAACTGGAGCGCGCCCTCGGCGGTCGCTGA
- a CDS encoding cytochrome P450 family protein: MSTRDAPGLRLVRHGYPTIPAGREQIERTATAATLRTRPLARPALVGDALDGSDHRHRTAMFLDVLDGDAVAGLRERARRELLDLTGRRWAEGETRGAFDLLVEAYGIAALDWAGIDLGRADAIRLSHRLAAIVDGFGLAGTADPRAWSARWRMNRWGRGQVRRARRHPEKVPAGPLRAIAAATDRDGAPLDQTVAAIELLNVLRPAVAAAYLGAFALLALHQHPHWQDRLAPAEASELRTSFAHEVRRTAPPVPALAGRLVDHGRRCPGEPTTVALLEATLEVFSGLAWHAVGEGHDPAPIPARERLRLVQA; the protein is encoded by the coding sequence ATGTCGACCCGCGACGCTCCCGGACTGCGACTGGTTCGCCACGGCTACCCGACGATCCCCGCCGGACGCGAGCAGATCGAGCGCACCGCGACGGCGGCCACGCTCCGGACCCGACCCCTGGCCCGGCCGGCACTGGTGGGCGACGCTCTCGACGGATCGGACCACCGGCACCGCACGGCGATGTTCCTCGACGTCCTCGATGGCGATGCGGTGGCGGGACTGCGGGAGCGGGCCCGCCGAGAACTGCTCGACCTGACCGGCCGACGCTGGGCGGAGGGCGAGACCCGTGGGGCGTTCGACCTCCTCGTCGAGGCGTACGGCATCGCGGCGCTCGACTGGGCCGGCATCGACCTGGGTCGTGCGGACGCCATCCGGCTCAGCCACCGGCTCGCTGCGATCGTCGACGGCTTCGGGCTCGCCGGTACGGCGGACCCGCGGGCCTGGTCAGCCCGTTGGCGGATGAACCGCTGGGGACGCGGTCAGGTGCGTCGTGCGCGCCGGCACCCGGAGAAGGTCCCCGCCGGCCCGCTGCGCGCCATCGCCGCAGCCACCGACCGTGACGGAGCCCCGCTCGACCAGACGGTCGCCGCCATCGAACTGCTCAACGTGCTGCGTCCGGCGGTGGCCGCGGCCTACCTCGGCGCGTTCGCGCTGCTGGCCCTGCACCAGCACCCGCACTGGCAGGACCGGCTCGCGCCCGCGGAGGCGAGCGAGCTGCGGACCTCCTTCGCCCACGAGGTACGACGTACCGCCCCGCCCGTGCCCGCCCTCGCGGGCCGGCTGGTCGACCACGGCCGCCGCTGCCCCGGCGAGCCCACGACGGTCGCCCTGCTCGAGGCCACCCTGGAGGTGTTCTCGGGACTCGCCTGGCACGCGGTGGGCGAGGGGCACGACCCGGCGCCCATCCCGGCGCGCGAGCGGCTGCGGTTGGTGCAGGCCTGA
- a CDS encoding FAD-binding and (Fe-S)-binding domain-containing protein encodes MDQTTRPVPEPARPATDSDAQGESGGAASGEAREEALSREEALSEALAARVRGTVRFDDGARAAYSTDGSNFRQVPIGVVIPASVEDAVEAMAVCREYDVPVLSRGGGTSLAGECCNEAVVLDWSTHCDALVSVDPEARRCIVEPGIVLDHLNAQLGEHHLRFGPEPATHPNCTLGGMIGNNSCGATAQAYGKVSDNIVRLEVLLADGTRFWCGPTTDEEYHQIEARGDRRAAVYRALRRLRDEYADDVRAKFPDIPRRVSGYNLDALLPEQGFNLAKALVGSESTLVTVLRAELELVPVVDERVLVVLGFPTIEDAADATSAVLEHDPIALEGVDHYLIRDERIKHMHGVTLEELPEGDGFLMVQFGGDDKDQVEERADAMVKALEKSHHATHKVLDDPGQEDAFWQVREAGLGATAHVPAHPDTFEGWEDSAVPVDRLGDYLRDLHQLYDEFGYLSDAGPSLYGHFGQGCVHTRIPFDLFTADGVATYRRFMERAARLVVSYGGSLSGEHGDGQSRGELLALMFGERLVGAFEEMKAIFDPGNRMNPGKVVHPARLDEHLRLGGHWAPQQHRKLHFAYPEDDGSFVKAANRCVGVGRCRQHSHDGHHVMCPSYQVTGAEEHSTRGRARLLFEMLDGHGDGPIKDGWRSEEVKDALDLCLACKGCKSDCPVNVDMATYKAEFLAQHYAHRLRPRADYAMGYLPTLARGVQSAGLSKVINRLGAVPPLRRLATRAAGLEDRTLPKFAEQSLQAWWQQRPAAPERPEGTGRGTVLLWPDTFTNRFSPAIGQAAVAVLEDAGWTVTIPTEPVCCGLTWISTGQLGVARRQLRRTVAALAPHLHRGGLVVGLEPSCTTVFRSDAPDLMSEDQDVRRLADQTVTLAELLTEHSPGWEPPSLAGVRALAQVHCHQHAVLGWDDDSELLSRAGADVERLDSGCCGLAGNFGFTGGHGEVSEALAEQVLAPRVRASAPGTAVLADGFSCRTQVEEFAPGHDPIHLAELLARAL; translated from the coding sequence GTGGATCAGACGACTCGACCCGTGCCCGAACCCGCCCGGCCAGCGACCGACTCCGACGCTCAGGGAGAATCCGGAGGGGCGGCCTCGGGAGAGGCGCGGGAGGAGGCCCTGAGTCGGGAGGAGGCCCTGAGCGAGGCGCTCGCCGCCCGGGTCCGGGGCACGGTCCGGTTCGACGACGGCGCGCGGGCGGCGTACTCCACCGACGGCTCGAACTTCCGGCAGGTGCCGATCGGAGTGGTCATCCCCGCCTCCGTCGAGGACGCCGTCGAGGCGATGGCCGTCTGTCGGGAGTACGACGTGCCGGTGCTGTCCCGCGGTGGTGGCACCAGCCTGGCCGGCGAGTGCTGCAACGAGGCCGTGGTGCTCGACTGGAGCACACACTGCGACGCGCTGGTCTCGGTCGACCCCGAAGCGCGCCGTTGCATCGTCGAGCCCGGCATCGTGCTGGACCATCTCAATGCGCAGCTGGGCGAGCATCACCTGCGGTTCGGTCCGGAGCCCGCCACGCACCCCAACTGCACGCTCGGGGGGATGATCGGCAACAACTCCTGCGGAGCCACCGCACAGGCCTACGGCAAGGTCTCGGACAACATCGTCCGGCTGGAAGTGCTGCTCGCGGACGGCACCCGGTTCTGGTGCGGTCCGACGACCGACGAGGAATACCACCAGATCGAGGCGCGCGGTGACCGCCGGGCGGCCGTCTACCGCGCGCTGCGTCGGCTGCGCGACGAGTACGCCGACGACGTCCGCGCGAAGTTCCCCGACATCCCCCGCCGGGTCTCCGGCTACAACCTCGACGCGCTGCTGCCCGAGCAGGGATTCAACCTGGCCAAGGCTCTCGTCGGCAGCGAGTCGACCCTGGTCACCGTGCTGCGCGCCGAGCTCGAGCTCGTGCCGGTCGTCGACGAGCGGGTGCTCGTCGTGCTCGGCTTCCCCACCATCGAGGACGCGGCCGACGCCACCTCGGCCGTGCTCGAGCACGACCCGATCGCGCTCGAGGGCGTCGACCACTACCTGATCCGCGACGAGCGGATCAAGCACATGCACGGCGTCACCTTGGAAGAGCTGCCCGAAGGCGACGGCTTCTTGATGGTGCAGTTCGGCGGCGACGACAAGGACCAGGTCGAGGAGCGGGCCGATGCGATGGTCAAGGCCCTCGAGAAGTCTCACCATGCCACCCACAAGGTGCTCGACGACCCGGGTCAAGAAGACGCGTTCTGGCAGGTTCGCGAGGCTGGTCTCGGCGCGACCGCACACGTGCCCGCGCACCCTGACACCTTCGAAGGCTGGGAGGACTCCGCGGTCCCGGTCGACCGACTCGGTGACTACCTGCGCGACCTGCACCAGCTGTACGACGAGTTCGGCTACCTCAGCGATGCCGGACCGAGCCTGTACGGACACTTCGGCCAAGGATGCGTGCACACCCGGATCCCCTTCGACCTGTTCACCGCCGACGGGGTGGCCACCTACCGTCGATTCATGGAGCGAGCAGCTCGCCTGGTCGTCTCGTACGGCGGCTCGCTGTCCGGCGAGCACGGTGACGGCCAGAGCCGCGGCGAGCTGCTCGCCCTGATGTTCGGAGAGCGGCTGGTCGGCGCCTTCGAGGAGATGAAGGCGATCTTCGACCCGGGCAACCGGATGAACCCCGGCAAGGTCGTGCACCCCGCGCGCCTCGACGAGCACCTCCGGCTGGGCGGCCACTGGGCCCCCCAGCAGCACCGGAAGCTGCACTTCGCCTATCCCGAGGACGACGGCTCCTTCGTCAAGGCCGCCAACCGCTGTGTCGGGGTGGGGCGGTGCCGGCAACACAGCCACGACGGGCACCACGTGATGTGCCCGTCCTACCAGGTCACCGGCGCAGAGGAGCACAGCACGCGGGGACGGGCCCGGCTGCTCTTCGAGATGCTCGACGGCCACGGCGATGGCCCGATCAAGGACGGCTGGCGCTCCGAGGAGGTCAAGGACGCCCTCGACCTGTGCCTGGCCTGCAAGGGCTGCAAGAGCGACTGCCCGGTCAACGTGGACATGGCGACCTATAAGGCCGAGTTCCTGGCCCAGCACTACGCGCACCGACTCCGCCCCCGGGCCGACTACGCGATGGGCTACCTGCCCACGCTCGCCCGAGGTGTCCAGAGCGCCGGGCTCAGCAAGGTCATCAACCGGCTCGGCGCGGTGCCGCCGCTGCGCCGGCTGGCCACCCGAGCCGCCGGCCTCGAGGATCGGACGCTGCCGAAGTTCGCCGAGCAGTCACTGCAGGCGTGGTGGCAGCAGCGTCCGGCCGCTCCGGAGCGGCCGGAGGGCACCGGCCGGGGCACCGTGCTGCTGTGGCCGGACACGTTCACCAATCGGTTCTCTCCCGCGATCGGGCAGGCCGCGGTCGCGGTGCTCGAAGACGCGGGGTGGACCGTGACGATCCCGACCGAGCCGGTCTGCTGCGGGTTGACCTGGATCTCGACAGGTCAGCTGGGGGTGGCGCGCCGCCAACTCCGACGTACCGTCGCGGCGCTGGCCCCGCACCTGCACCGCGGTGGCCTCGTGGTCGGTCTCGAGCCCAGTTGTACGACGGTCTTCCGCAGCGATGCCCCCGACCTGATGTCGGAGGACCAGGACGTGCGCCGACTGGCCGACCAGACCGTTACCCTGGCCGAGCTGCTCACCGAGCACAGCCCGGGCTGGGAGCCGCCGTCCCTGGCCGGGGTGCGCGCCCTGGCGCAGGTGCACTGCCACCAGCACGCGGTGCTGGGCTGGGACGACGACTCCGAGCTGCTCTCCCGGGCCGGCGCCGACGTGGAGCGGCTCGACTCGGGCTGCTGCGGGCTGGCCGGGAACTTCGGCTTCACCGGCGGCCACGGCGAGGTCAGTGAGGCGCTCGCTGAGCAGGTGCTGGCACCGCGGGTGCGCGCGTCCGCACCCGGCACCGCCGTGCTCGCCGACGGCTTCTCCTGCCGCACCCAGGTCGAGGAGTTCGCTCCCGGCCACGACCCGATCCACCTGGCAGAGCTTCTCGCCCGAGCATTGTGA
- a CDS encoding GAF and ANTAR domain-containing protein: MERDSLLSTLSELAVLTLDESDIENTAEAVVSIAMHTIGCEYAGLTVFEPNGFASLAPSDPIVEKVDKLQHHLQQGPCVEAAWEGDTFISGDLTAEPRWPEWSKQAAAEGLRSMLATRLVSGDHVLGALNLYSSAPRDFTADDRDFARVFAVHATTALLAVRERESLRVAVDARTLIGQAQGILMERFDIDADRAFSVLRRYSQTRNVKLRVIAEDVVASRTLPPEER, from the coding sequence ATGGAACGCGACTCGTTGCTCTCGACGTTGAGCGAGCTGGCGGTGCTCACTCTCGACGAGAGCGACATCGAGAACACCGCTGAGGCCGTGGTCTCGATCGCGATGCACACCATCGGCTGCGAGTACGCCGGCCTGACCGTCTTCGAGCCGAACGGGTTCGCCAGCCTGGCGCCCAGCGACCCCATCGTCGAGAAGGTGGACAAGCTCCAGCACCACCTGCAGCAAGGACCGTGTGTCGAGGCTGCGTGGGAGGGCGACACCTTCATCAGCGGCGACCTCACCGCCGAGCCACGGTGGCCGGAATGGTCGAAGCAGGCAGCCGCCGAAGGCCTACGGAGCATGCTCGCGACCCGCCTGGTCAGTGGCGACCACGTGCTCGGCGCCCTCAACCTCTACTCCTCCGCGCCGCGGGACTTCACCGCCGACGACCGGGACTTCGCGCGCGTCTTCGCCGTGCACGCCACTACTGCGCTGCTTGCGGTGCGCGAGCGGGAGAGCCTCCGCGTCGCGGTCGACGCCCGCACCCTGATCGGGCAGGCACAGGGCATCCTGATGGAGCGCTTCGACATCGACGCCGACCGCGCCTTCTCGGTTCTGCGCCGCTACTCCCAGACCCGGAACGTCAAGCTGCGGGTCATCGCCGAGGACGTGGTTGCCAGCCGCACGCTGCCCCCCGAGGAGCGCTGA
- a CDS encoding glycoside hydrolase family 15 protein: MRRFPPHTLRDYAVLADGERGVVVGPRGEFAWMCAPRWNDDAVFASLIGGGGVYAVSPVGERYVWGGHYEEGTLIWRSRWITTAGVVECREALARPADPSTAVLLREVVGVDGTNRVRVVLDPQAGFGAHPLSELDCHDGVWEGRVGPLWMRCTGLAAARPDRGGLVFDLTLAEGARRHLVVEISTDRPSGPPPDPEQLWSRTEQSWHEDVPDATGLWARRDVRHAFAVLHGMSASSGALVAATTTSLPERAEAGRNYDYRYAWIRDQAMVGQAAAAVGPSRLLDNAVGFVGARLREDGSRLRPAYTVTGDPVPSERTLSLPGYPGGSARVGNGAGEQFQLDAFGEALLLFAAAARHGALSREDWKAVEIAVRAVADCWQRPDAGIWELDDQRWAHSRLITASGVHAVALLAPASQRRDWQQLGDDLVRSVDDDCLHPSGRWQRAPDDPRPDAALLIPIFRSTSLAADDPRVRRTVEAILDDLTDEEFCYRFRHGDTPLASAEGAFVLCGFHMSMALEKLGERTLATRWFERNRAACGTSGLFTEEYDVGQRQQRGNLPQAFVHGALIEASARLSR; this comes from the coding sequence ATGCGCAGGTTCCCGCCGCACACCTTGCGCGACTATGCCGTGCTCGCGGACGGCGAGCGCGGGGTCGTGGTCGGACCGCGCGGCGAGTTCGCGTGGATGTGCGCGCCGCGCTGGAACGACGACGCCGTGTTCGCGTCGCTGATCGGCGGCGGGGGCGTGTACGCCGTCTCGCCCGTCGGCGAGCGCTACGTGTGGGGCGGGCACTACGAGGAGGGCACCTTGATCTGGCGCAGCCGCTGGATCACCACCGCGGGGGTGGTCGAGTGTCGGGAGGCGCTGGCTCGACCGGCCGACCCGTCCACCGCCGTACTGCTGCGCGAGGTGGTCGGTGTGGACGGCACGAACCGGGTGCGGGTGGTCCTCGACCCTCAGGCCGGCTTCGGCGCCCACCCCCTGTCCGAGCTCGACTGCCACGACGGCGTGTGGGAGGGCCGGGTCGGCCCGCTGTGGATGCGGTGCACCGGTCTCGCCGCGGCGAGACCCGACCGCGGCGGCCTGGTCTTCGACCTCACTCTCGCCGAAGGGGCGCGCCGGCATCTTGTCGTGGAGATCTCCACCGACCGCCCCTCAGGACCGCCGCCCGACCCGGAGCAGCTGTGGTCCCGGACCGAGCAGAGCTGGCACGAGGACGTGCCCGATGCCACCGGGCTGTGGGCTCGTCGCGACGTGCGGCATGCCTTCGCGGTGCTGCACGGCATGTCCGCCAGCAGCGGCGCTCTGGTCGCCGCGACGACGACGTCCCTGCCCGAGCGGGCCGAAGCGGGCCGCAACTATGACTACCGCTATGCCTGGATCCGGGACCAGGCCATGGTCGGCCAGGCCGCGGCAGCGGTCGGCCCAAGCCGGCTGCTCGACAACGCGGTCGGCTTCGTGGGCGCCCGGCTCCGTGAGGATGGGTCCCGGCTGCGGCCGGCGTACACGGTCACCGGCGATCCCGTCCCGTCGGAGCGCACGCTGAGCCTGCCCGGCTACCCGGGCGGCTCGGCCCGGGTGGGCAACGGGGCCGGCGAGCAGTTCCAGCTCGACGCCTTCGGCGAGGCGTTGTTGCTCTTCGCCGCCGCCGCGCGACACGGTGCGCTGTCCCGGGAGGACTGGAAGGCGGTGGAGATCGCCGTGCGGGCGGTGGCCGATTGCTGGCAGCGGCCCGACGCCGGCATCTGGGAGCTCGACGACCAACGGTGGGCGCACTCACGGCTGATCACGGCGAGCGGGGTACACGCCGTCGCGCTCCTCGCGCCCGCCTCCCAGCGACGCGACTGGCAGCAGCTGGGCGACGACCTCGTGCGCAGCGTGGACGACGACTGTCTGCATCCCTCCGGGCGCTGGCAACGGGCGCCCGACGACCCGCGCCCGGACGCCGCCCTGCTGATCCCGATCTTCCGGAGCACGTCGCTGGCGGCGGACGACCCGCGGGTTCGGCGTACGGTCGAGGCGATCCTGGACGACCTCACCGACGAGGAGTTCTGCTACCGGTTCCGGCACGGCGACACGCCCCTGGCCAGCGCGGAGGGTGCCTTCGTTCTCTGTGGCTTCCACATGTCGATGGCCCTGGAGAAGCTGGGCGAGCGGACCCTGGCGACCCGCTGGTTCGAGCGCAACCGCGCCGCCTGCGGCACCTCCGGGCTGTTCACCGAGGAGTACGACGTCGGGCAGCGCCAGCAGCGGGGCAACCTGCCGCAGGCGTTCGTGCATGGCGCCCTGATCGAGGCGTCCGCCCGGCTCAGCCGGTGA
- a CDS encoding cation diffusion facilitator family transporter encodes MGDEGRRRSLATVLVAGVANLLIALAKLTAGVLSGSAAMLAEGAHSVADTLNQVFLLAALRRSDRPADAQHPFGYGMERYFWALLAAVAIFVLGAGFSVFEGVHGLMHPEAQTELPLVFAVLGIAVLFDGTSLLRALWQVRREARSGGHGFGEQLFQLSEPTVRAVVFEDSAGVSGVLLAALGIGVGALTGRPVLDPIASLLIGGVLVAIAYGLGAQNRTFLIGRAVTEEVLAEIRSDIESSDGIESVVQLLTMQLGPDEVLVAARVEMDPDAPGRDLEQVADEVDERIRTSRPEVRHVFLDPTPARARHEGPTPG; translated from the coding sequence ATGGGCGACGAAGGGAGGCGCCGATCGCTGGCGACCGTCCTGGTCGCCGGCGTCGCCAACCTGCTGATCGCACTGGCCAAGCTCACCGCCGGCGTCCTGTCCGGGTCGGCCGCGATGCTCGCCGAAGGCGCGCATTCGGTGGCCGACACCCTCAACCAGGTCTTCCTGCTCGCCGCGCTGCGCCGCAGCGACCGGCCCGCCGATGCCCAGCACCCCTTCGGCTACGGCATGGAACGCTACTTCTGGGCGCTGCTCGCCGCGGTGGCGATCTTCGTGCTCGGTGCCGGCTTCTCGGTGTTCGAGGGCGTGCATGGGCTGATGCACCCCGAGGCGCAGACCGAGCTGCCCTTGGTGTTCGCGGTGCTCGGCATCGCGGTCCTCTTCGACGGGACCTCGCTGCTGCGCGCACTGTGGCAGGTCCGCAGGGAGGCCCGATCCGGCGGGCACGGCTTCGGCGAGCAGCTGTTCCAGCTCAGCGAGCCGACCGTGCGGGCAGTGGTCTTCGAGGACTCTGCTGGGGTGTCCGGGGTGCTGCTGGCTGCGCTCGGCATCGGCGTCGGCGCGCTGACCGGGAGGCCGGTCCTCGATCCGATCGCCTCGCTGCTGATCGGCGGGGTGCTGGTCGCGATCGCCTACGGGCTCGGTGCGCAGAACCGGACCTTTCTGATCGGCCGTGCGGTGACCGAGGAGGTGCTCGCCGAGATCCGGTCCGACATCGAGTCCTCCGACGGCATCGAGAGCGTTGTCCAGCTGCTCACCATGCAGCTCGGGCCCGATGAGGTCCTGGTCGCGGCCCGGGTCGAGATGGACCCGGACGCTCCGGGACGCGACCTGGAGCAGGTGGCCGACGAGGTCGACGAGCGGATCCGGACCAGCCGTCCCGAGGTGCGCCATGTCTTCCTCGATCCGACGCCGGCACGGGCGCGGCATGAAGGACCTACGCCCGGGTAA